One Malus domestica chromosome 11, GDT2T_hap1 genomic region harbors:
- the LOC103447717 gene encoding U-box domain-containing protein 13-like — protein MSTLRQLQTSANPEPPQNGAVVAEIGGDVAMEEDRGALVQSLIDTVNEIASISDYKCTVKKQYCNLARRLKLLTPMFEEIRDSKEVVSQETLKALLSFMEALKSAKELLRFGSESSKIYLVLEREQIMMKFHEVTARLEQALSGISYENLDISDEVKEQVELVLAQFRRAKGRFDSPDVELYGDLLSLYSKNEAATDPAVLRRLVDKLELTGIAELTQESLALHEMVTFSGGDPGESIEKMSMLLKKIKDFVQTENPDMDAPAGGKNILASCSGQASTDKNHKVPPVIPDDFRCPISLELMKDPVIVSTGQTYERSCIEKWLEAGHATCPKTQQSLFNTTLTPNYALRSLIAQWCEANGIEPPKRPNSRPIKTTSSCSPAERTKIEILLRKLMSVSPEDQRSAAGEIRLLAKRNADNRVAIAEAGAIPLLVGLLSTPDSRTQEHAVTALLNLSICEENKGSIITSGAIPGIVHVLKNGGMEARENAAATLFSLSVVDENKVRIGASGAIPPLVTLLSEGTQRGKKDAATALFNLCIYQGNKGKAVRAGVVSTLMKLLTEPGGGMVDEALAILAILSSHAEGKAAIGAAEAVPVLVEVIGTGSPRNRENAAAVLVHLCSGDQQHIVEAQELGVMTSLLELAQNGTDRGKRKAAQLLERMNRFAEAQAQAQAQAQPDDQSETQSHPPTTPNAVDG, from the exons ATGTCCACCCTCCGTCAACTCCAGACCTCCGCAAACCCAGAACCCCCACAAAACGGTGCCGTTGTGGCTGAGATCGGCGGCGACGTAGCTATGGAGGAAGACAGAGGCGCTCTGGTGCAGAGCCTGATCGACACGGTCAACGAAATAGCTTCGATCTCCGACTACAAGTGTACGGTCAAGAAGCAGTACTGCAATTTGGCGAGGAGGTTGAAGCTGCTGACCCCAATGTTCGAGGAGATTAGGGATAGCAAGGAGGTGGTTTCTCAGGAGACTTTGAAAGCCTTGCTTTCGTTCATGGAAGCTCTGAAATCGGCCAAGGAGCTGCTCAGATTCGGAAGCGAAAGCAGCAAGATTTACCTG GTTTTAGAAAGGGAGCAAATTATGATGAAGTTTCATGAGGTGACAGCTCGATTGGAGCAAGCTTTAAGTGGAATCTCCTATGAAAATCTTGACATATCAGATGAAGTTAAGGAACAG GTTGAGCTTGTTCTTGCTCAGTTTAGAAGAGCCAAAGGGAGGTTCGATTCGCCTGATGTTGAGCTCTATGGAGATCTCTTATCCCTTTACAGTAAAAATGAGGCAGCAACAGATCCAGCTGTCCTAAGAAGATTGGTTGATAAGTTAGAATTGACAGGTATAGCTGAACTCACACAAGAGTCACTAGCCTTGCATGAGATGGTTACTTTCAGTGGTGGGGATCCTGGGGAGAGCATCGAGAAGATGTCAATGCTactgaaaaaaattaaagattttGTACAAACAGAAAACCCCGACATGGATGCTCCTGCAGGGGGAAAGAATATATTAGCAAGCTGCAGCGGGCAAGCATCCACCGACAAGAATCACAAAGTCCCCCCAGTTATACCAGATGATTTTCGGTGTCCAATATCTTTGGAGTTAATGAAGGACCCCGTCATTGTTTCAACAGGGCAG ACATATGAGCGTTCCTGTATTGAGAAGTGGCTGGAAGCAGGGCATGCGACATGTCCAAAAACACAACAAAGCCTCTTTAACACCACCCTCACACCGAACTATGCTTTACGTAGCCTCATAGCCCAGTGGTGTGAGGCAAATGGCATTGAACCACCAAAAAGACCCAATTCTCGGCCTATTAAAACTACATCCTCCTGCTCTCCAGCAGAACGCACTAAGATTGAAATTCTCCTCCGCAAGCTGATGTCTGTTAGCCCCGAAGATCAAAGGTCTGCTGCGGGTGAAATCCGGCTTCTTGCCAAACGTAATGCAGACAATCGTGTGGCTATTGCTGAAGCTGGTGCAATACCCCTGCTTGTAGGCCTCCTTTCAACCCCCGACTCCCGTACCCAAGAGCATGCTGTCACTGCACTCCTCAACCTTTCCATATGTGAGGAGAACAAAGGAAGCATCATAACCTCTGGAGCAATTCCTGGTATTGTTCATGTCCTCAAGAATGGAGGCATGGAAGCACGGGAAAATGCAGCTGCGACCCTTTTTAGTCTTTCTGTCGTGGATGAAAATAAAGTCAGAATTGGTGCTTCGGGAGCCATTCCGCCACTTGTTACATTGCTGAGTGAAGGTACCCAAAGGGGGAAGAAAGATGCTGCAACTGCACTTTTTAACTTGTGCATTTATCAAGGTAACAAGGGGAAGGCAGTAAGGGCCGGTGTTGTTTCGACCCTAATGAAGCTGCTGACAGAACCTGGAGGTGGAATGGTGGATGAAGCACTGGCCATTCTAGCAATACTCTCTAGCCATGCTGAAGGGAAAGCAGCCATTGGAGCTGCTGAGGCAGTGCCTGTTTTGGTTGAAGTTATTGGGACAGGATCTCCCCGAAACAGAGAAAATGCAGCCGCGGTTTTGGTGCATCTTTGTTCTGGAGACCAACAACATATAGTAGAGGCTCAGGAACTTGGGGTGATGACTTCGTTATTGGAGTTGGCTCAAAATGGCACAGATAGAGGCAAGAGAAAGGCTGCACAGTTGCTTGAGCGAATGAATCGGTTTGCTGAGGCGCAGGCACAGGCACAGGCACAGGCACAACCTGATGATCAATCTGAGACCCAGTCACATCCACCCACCACTCCAAATGCCGTTGACGGATGA